In a genomic window of Roseiflexus castenholzii DSM 13941:
- a CDS encoding Uma2 family endonuclease — translation MNTLLRPPATLTLTLPLVAAEPIIVPRPGRPWTVADLQQFAGREERYELVRGDLLMMSSASPKQGRYAMRLGSALQQYVEAHDLGEVYTAEPGFQLQPEPDAVVRAPDVAFVQKERIPPPEDESGFWSLAPDLVVEIISPFETAVQVQAKVQDYLTAGSRLIWLVYPETHTVVEYRAAGAMRLYASADTLDGADVVPGFQYPLAQLFRETRRM, via the coding sequence ATGAACACGCTGCTTCGACCTCCAGCCACACTGACGCTCACGCTTCCGCTTGTTGCGGCGGAGCCGATCATCGTGCCCCGGCCCGGTCGTCCGTGGACGGTCGCCGACCTGCAACAGTTCGCCGGGCGAGAAGAACGCTATGAACTTGTGCGAGGAGATCTGTTGATGATGAGTTCGGCAAGTCCGAAGCAGGGACGCTACGCCATGCGGCTGGGAAGCGCACTCCAACAATATGTCGAGGCGCACGATCTGGGCGAAGTCTACACGGCTGAGCCGGGGTTTCAACTTCAGCCCGAACCGGATGCGGTCGTGCGCGCGCCGGATGTTGCATTTGTGCAGAAAGAACGCATTCCGCCGCCGGAGGACGAGAGCGGATTCTGGTCGCTTGCTCCAGACCTGGTTGTAGAGATCATTTCGCCCTTCGAGACAGCCGTGCAGGTGCAGGCGAAGGTGCAAGACTATCTGACTGCCGGATCGCGCCTTATCTGGCTGGTCTACCCCGAGACGCACACCGTTGTCGAGTATCGCGCCGCCGGCGCGATGCGCCTGTACGCGAGCGCCGACACCCTCGACGGCGCTGACGTTGTTCCAGGT